Proteins encoded within one genomic window of Halobacteroides halobius DSM 5150:
- a CDS encoding RHS repeat domain-containing protein, giving the protein MKVKRKGNNGNNRINAGKMNKISEYYYAEDKLIAMNHFKKPKVSGGWWPKHPNKGLNFYHQDALGSVTMTTGRNGQAVERYEYDAYGDPYNGWFEHSAHNQNPYGFTAQRYSNQLGTWNFAYRHYNSNSMRWITKDPVKDGTNWYQYCYSDPVNYIDPDGRNATGAFGTMWTVALAEPTPVGETIASVVTVGYGVYLIANNSQNKTIQNISRQKDNEVALDEVLPDNDALTSLDKNFGRKLKKFFNNGNGGGNGPNWSKIIIGTGVTVGTISYAVNEFTTPQREAKKAAKKHLAMSSKEEMKKLKKHIRKNKQEDIKGEGESDI; this is encoded by the coding sequence ATGAAAGTTAAAAGAAAAGGAAATAATGGAAACAATCGCATAAATGCAGGAAAAATGAATAAAATTAGTGAATATTATTATGCAGAAGATAAACTAATTGCAATGAATCACTTCAAGAAGCCAAAGGTAAGCGGCGGCTGGTGGCCGAAACATCCTAATAAGGGATTGAATTTCTACCACCAGGATGCCCTAGGTTCAGTAACAATGACTACCGGAAGAAACGGACAGGCTGTTGAGCGTTATGAATATGATGCTTATGGAGATCCATATAATGGCTGGTTTGAACACAGTGCTCATAATCAAAATCCTTATGGCTTTACTGCTCAGAGATATAGTAATCAGTTAGGAACCTGGAACTTTGCTTACAGACACTATAATTCAAACAGCATGCGTTGGATAACCAAGGATCCAGTTAAGGATGGAACTAACTGGTATCAGTATTGTTATAGTGATCCAGTAAATTATATAGATCCTGATGGAAGAAATGCTACAGGAGCTTTTGGAACAATGTGGACTGTTGCTTTAGCTGAACCGACTCCTGTAGGAGAAACCATTGCTTCAGTAGTAACAGTTGGTTATGGTGTATATTTAATAGCTAATAATTCGCAAAATAAAACAATCCAAAATATTTCTAGACAAAAAGATAATGAGGTAGCTCTCGATGAAGTTTTACCAGACAATGACGCATTAACTAGTTTAGATAAGAATTTTGGGAGAAAACTAAAAAAATTCTTTAATAATGGTAATGGCGGCGGTAATGGTCCGAACTGGAGTAAAATAATTATAGGAACAGGAGTTACAGTAGGAACAATTAGTTATGCAGTCAACGAATTTACAACCCCACAAAGAGAAGCGAAAAAGGCAGCTAAAAAACATTTGGCTATGTCTTCAAAAGAGGAAATGAAAAAATTAAAGAAACATATTAGAAAAAACAAACAAGAAGATATAAAGGGAGAGGGCGAGAGTGATATTTAA
- a CDS encoding tetratricopeptide repeat protein: MKHKYKKLIINLIAYLSSLAVIVFLWYTTRVWGPIYPFIFLILIPFLKYVWCSSFGILSINNLLYDLVEKFFIGLAISLSILFTSFIRVKFGLGNILEIVTLIIIVFINSWILGFKIVDFIINLLNKYSERIYKMGVGYYNEAKYGLALRYLNKAQIFDPDNFKTYYYKGTIYLEKEKVKKAIKELKTCLLVENSSAYCYVALGEAYDEIEEIETALDYYLKGYDWFNTLDEKFDEIDKTQEEGYLVALWEISRLFCIQKKYQKSIEYTKEFKKTVSKSDERYIDSLFYLAELHFRVKEFKKGKKYLLRGLKERSDLCLVYHWSDEINTDIKKKAENFFEKKCENRNNQKLLGIYNSLLYFKFQLNDKKEFKDYFSELKNKFPKTKTTYYWKIMWELKQENYKEAREIYKEIDYDDSEFIDLYNWEGVNLKKNKIKEILEGNLN, encoded by the coding sequence TTGAAACATAAGTATAAAAAGTTAATAATTAATTTAATTGCTTATTTGTCTAGTTTAGCTGTAATAGTTTTTTTATGGTATACAACGAGAGTTTGGGGTCCCATTTATCCATTCATTTTTCTTATTTTAATTCCTTTTTTAAAATACGTTTGGTGTAGTAGTTTTGGGATATTAAGTATTAATAATTTACTTTATGATTTAGTAGAAAAGTTTTTCATAGGACTGGCTATTTCATTATCAATATTGTTTACTAGTTTTATTAGAGTAAAATTTGGATTAGGAAATATATTAGAGATTGTTACTTTAATAATAATTGTATTTATAAATTCCTGGATTTTAGGATTTAAAATTGTAGATTTTATTATAAATTTATTAAATAAATATTCAGAAAGAATTTATAAAATGGGAGTGGGTTATTATAATGAGGCTAAATATGGATTAGCGTTAAGATATTTAAATAAGGCTCAAATTTTTGATCCGGATAATTTTAAGACTTATTATTATAAGGGAACAATATATTTAGAGAAAGAAAAAGTAAAAAAAGCAATAAAAGAATTGAAAACTTGCTTATTAGTAGAAAATAGTTCAGCTTATTGTTATGTAGCTTTGGGAGAGGCTTATGATGAAATAGAAGAAATTGAAACAGCATTAGATTATTATTTGAAAGGGTATGATTGGTTTAACACATTAGATGAAAAGTTTGATGAGATTGATAAAACTCAAGAAGAAGGTTATTTAGTTGCTTTATGGGAAATTAGTAGATTATTTTGTATTCAAAAAAAGTATCAAAAATCTATTGAATATACAAAAGAATTTAAAAAAACAGTCTCTAAAAGTGATGAAAGATATATTGATTCTTTATTTTATTTAGCAGAACTTCATTTTAGAGTAAAGGAATTTAAAAAAGGTAAAAAATATTTATTAAGAGGGCTAAAAGAACGATCAGACCTTTGTTTAGTTTATCACTGGTCAGATGAGATAAATACTGATATTAAGAAAAAAGCAGAAAATTTTTTTGAGAAAAAGTGTGAAAATCGGAATAATCAAAAGTTATTAGGAATTTATAATTCACTTCTTTATTTTAAATTTCAACTTAATGATAAAAAAGAATTTAAAGATTATTTTAGTGAGCTGAAAAATAAATTTCCAAAAACTAAAACTACATATTATTGGAAAATAATGTGGGAACTTAAACAAGAAAATTATAAAGAGGCTAGAGAAATATATAAAGAAATTGATTATGATGATTCTGAGTTTATAGACTTATATAATTGGGAAGGAGTAAATTTAAAAAAGAATAAAATTAAAGAAATATTAGAGGGAAACTTAAATTAG
- a CDS encoding RHS repeat domain-containing protein, producing the protein MKVKRKGNNGNNCINAGKINKISEYYYAEGKLIAMNYFKKPKVSGGWWPKHPNKGLNFYHKDALSSVTMTTGRNGQAVERYEYDAYGDPYNGWFEHSAHNQNPYGFTGQRYSNQLGTWNFAYRHYNSQSMRWMTVDPVKDGTNWYVYVNADPVNLVDPDGRSATGAFGTMWTVALAEPTPVGETIASVVTVGYGVYSIANSSQMQKAKGLDENEKHKMNKPLPESNLDNLRDVSDKENVNPGKTEDGTITGQGEEKGVKNLIDYVKKGGGSGNNNNDGPNLKEIAKKTVAIGTSTVVGITLGTKGCIKGQKELEKLNNKPDPQNHVTHPQMQQSQIKDESSSNK; encoded by the coding sequence ATGAAAGTTAAAAGAAAAGGAAATAATGGAAACAATTGCATAAATGCAGGAAAAATAAATAAAATTAGTGAATATTATTATGCAGAAGGTAAACTAATTGCAATGAATTACTTCAAAAAGCCAAAGGTAAGCGGTGGCTGGTGGCCGAAGCATCCTAATAAGGGATTGAACTTTTATCACAAGGATGCACTAAGTTCTGTAACAATGACTACTGGACGAAATGGACAGGCTGTTGAGCGTTATGAATACGATGCTTATGGAGATCCATATAATGGCTGGTTTGAACACAGTGCTCACAATCAGAACCCTTATGGCTTTACTGGTCAGAGATATAGTAATCAGTTAGGAACCTGGAATTTTGCTTATAGACACTATAATTCACAGAGTATGAGATGGATGACAGTTGACCCAGTCAAAGACGGGACTAATTGGTATGTTTACGTTAATGCTGATCCGGTTAATTTAGTAGATCCTGATGGGAGAAGTGCTACAGGAGCTTTTGGAACAATGTGGACTGTTGCTTTAGCTGAACCGACTCCTGTAGGAGAAACCATTGCTTCAGTAGTAACAGTTGGTTATGGTGTATATTCAATAGCTAATAGTTCCCAAATGCAGAAAGCTAAAGGATTGGATGAAAATGAAAAACACAAAATGAATAAACCTTTACCAGAGAGTAATTTAGATAATTTAAGAGATGTTTCGGATAAAGAAAATGTAAATCCAGGAAAGACTGAAGATGGAACAATTACTGGTCAGGGTGAAGAAAAAGGGGTTAAAAATTTGATTGATTATGTTAAAAAGGGAGGAGGTTCAGGTAATAATAATAATGATGGACCAAATTTAAAGGAAATTGCTAAAAAGACTGTTGCAATTGGAACAAGTACTGTGGTTGGTATTACACTTGGTACTAAAGGTTGTATAAAGGGTCAAAAAGAATTAGAAAAGCTAAATAATAAACCTGATCCTCAAAATCATGTTACTCATCCTCAAATGCAACAATCTCAAATTAAAGATGAGTCATCTTCTAATAAATAA
- a CDS encoding IS3 family transposase (programmed frameshift), whose product MPRTKYSDELKKQVVEECRQIDNISLVARRHEISKSTVYAWVKKARKTGSVNSLPKDQKKKLKETSKRLEKVSSENDQLKKLLAEKELELAILRDLRDQSNPPVTDRVKVAIKWIKKGYKIATVLDFVGLSESTYYYNINHNSEDDNSSNNPNGRPIPGYSYSYAGEKVSDEQIKEWLLELVAGDGFPYGYKKLTTCLKEDYMLKINHKKVYRLCKELDILRPQRKIKNRHPRRLAKRDEISNSNQLWEMDLKYGYITGTDQFFFQLSVIDVFDRSIIDYHLGLSCKAEDACRVLKKALAKRELTKGMDLPVIRTDNGPQFTSKLFGSTCQSLGMKHQKIPVKTPNMNAHIESFHSILEDECYSRNEFQSYIEVYEIVSEYMRYYNNRRRHGSLNNQAPTQYYRAVKDKKIKPEVFIA is encoded by the exons ATGCCTAGAACAAAGTATTCTGACGAACTTAAAAAGCAAGTGGTAGAAGAATGCAGACAGATAGATAATATTTCTTTAGTAGCTCGGCGCCATGAAATTTCTAAAAGCACTGTTTATGCTTGGGTTAAAAAAGCTCGTAAGACAGGTTCTGTTAACTCATTACCAAAGGATCAAAAGAAAAAGCTCAAAGAAACTTCTAAAAGATTAGAGAAAGTAAGTTCTGAAAATGATCAGCTAAAGAAATTACTTGCTGAAAAAGAACTAGAATTAGCTATTTTAAGAGATTTAAGAGATCAATCAAACCCGC CAGTAACCGACAGAGTGAAGGTTGCAATAAAGTGGATAAAGAAAGGTTACAAGATAGCTACAGTTTTAGACTTTGTCGGTTTATCAGAATCCACTTATTATTATAATATTAATCATAATAGCGAAGATGATAATAGCTCAAATAATCCTAATGGTAGACCTATCCCTGGCTATTCTTATAGCTATGCTGGTGAAAAAGTCTCAGATGAACAGATAAAAGAATGGTTATTAGAATTAGTTGCAGGTGATGGTTTTCCTTATGGTTATAAGAAATTAACTACTTGTCTAAAGGAAGATTATATGCTTAAAATCAACCATAAAAAGGTATATAGATTGTGCAAAGAGCTTGATATATTAAGACCTCAAAGAAAGATAAAGAATCGTCACCCTAGAAGGTTAGCTAAGAGAGACGAGATTAGTAATTCTAATCAACTTTGGGAGATGGATCTTAAATATGGTTATATCACTGGAACAGATCAATTCTTCTTTCAGTTATCAGTAATAGATGTCTTTGATAGGTCAATAATTGACTACCATTTAGGTTTAAGTTGTAAAGCTGAAGATGCCTGCAGAGTATTAAAAAAGGCTCTTGCTAAAAGAGAATTAACTAAAGGTATGGATTTACCTGTTATAAGAACAGATAATGGTCCACAGTTTACATCTAAACTCTTTGGTAGTACTTGTCAATCTCTAGGCATGAAGCATCAAAAAATACCAGTAAAAACTCCGAATATGAATGCTCATATTGAATCATTCCACTCTATATTAGAAGATGAATGTTATAGTCGTAATGAATTTCAAAGTTATATAGAGGTCTATGAGATTGTTAGTGAGTATATGAGATATTATAATAACAGGCGTAGACATGGTAGTTTAAATAACCAAGCTCCAACTCAATATTATCGAGCTGTTAAAGATAAAAAGATTAAGCCTGAAGTCTTTATTGCATAA
- a CDS encoding tetratricopeptide repeat protein, producing MFSQKNLFIIMTGYLTSWLVMMFLLWKGVVSSFSIYISCFFILSVISYTFYFYILKVTRINTFLYDIVCNVFAILTIISTKYISDFFNLQSIIIGNLIFVLAVCVFVWKAISLVNKRLKKQSQKYYEKGIQNFDEKKYNLALKYLNKAVKYYPKNYKLYYWRGVIYLELDIFEKAIKEFNKTLLLLENESSIYGFVYCRIGEAYDELGKSDKGLEYYLKAYKYFKENDNIDTDDCKVTLWEIARIYENEGQLEKSIKYLEERNRLHPNETKVLHSLGYDYDQLKMEDKALRYYLKAYDCANEEDKKEEFHLANLWNIAKIYDIKSEYNKAISYLEELLELDLENYGRYYKGLIFLGIMYFEVNDLEKAKETFMKGIGSDKVEERLDSYYWLIIVNIKQDNIEGAKEFYRKAIEIKSDFIEIYGWEEIDLNKEEVEQILTQKVK from the coding sequence TTGTTTAGTCAAAAAAATTTATTTATTATAATGACTGGTTATCTTACCAGTTGGCTAGTAATGATGTTTTTATTATGGAAAGGAGTAGTAAGTAGTTTTTCAATTTACATTAGTTGTTTTTTTATTTTAAGTGTTATATCATATACTTTTTATTTCTATATTCTTAAAGTTACTAGAATAAATACATTTTTATACGATATTGTATGTAATGTTTTTGCAATTTTAACTATTATATCTACAAAATACATTAGTGATTTTTTTAATCTTCAATCTATTATAATAGGAAATTTAATTTTTGTGTTAGCAGTATGTGTTTTTGTTTGGAAAGCTATTTCTTTAGTAAATAAAAGATTAAAAAAGCAATCACAAAAATATTATGAAAAAGGTATACAAAACTTTGATGAGAAGAAGTATAATTTAGCTCTAAAATATTTAAATAAAGCAGTAAAATATTATCCCAAAAATTATAAGCTATACTATTGGCGAGGAGTAATATATTTAGAATTAGATATATTTGAAAAGGCAATAAAAGAATTTAATAAAACATTACTTTTATTAGAGAATGAATCTTCAATTTATGGATTTGTCTATTGTAGAATAGGAGAGGCATATGATGAATTAGGAAAGAGTGATAAAGGATTAGAATATTATTTAAAGGCATATAAGTATTTTAAAGAGAATGATAATATAGATACTGATGATTGTAAAGTTACTTTATGGGAAATAGCAAGAATATATGAAAATGAAGGGCAATTAGAAAAATCTATTAAATATTTAGAAGAAAGAAATAGATTACATCCAAATGAGACAAAAGTATTACATAGTCTTGGGTATGATTATGACCAATTAAAAATGGAAGATAAAGCGTTACGATATTATTTGAAAGCATATGATTGTGCGAATGAGGAAGATAAGAAGGAAGAATTTCATTTAGCCAATCTTTGGAATATAGCCAAGATATATGATATTAAAAGTGAATATAATAAAGCTATTTCTTATTTAGAAGAATTGTTAGAATTGGATTTAGAGAATTATGGTAGATATTATAAAGGGTTAATTTTCTTAGGAATAATGTATTTTGAAGTTAATGATTTAGAAAAGGCAAAAGAAACTTTTATGAAAGGAATTGGATCGGATAAAGTAGAAGAAAGATTAGACTCTTATTATTGGCTAATTATAGTAAATATTAAACAGGATAATATAGAAGGTGCTAAAGAATTTTATAGAAAAGCTATAGAAATCAAATCTGATTTTATTGAAATATATGGTTGGGAAGAGATAGATTTAAATAAAGAAGAAGTAGAACAAATATTAACTCAAAAAGTTAAGTGA